A stretch of DNA from Vicinamibacteria bacterium:
CTTCTCCGTCCGGTTCCTCCGGGACCGCCCCGCTGATCCCGGTCGGGGGCAGACGGGAACGGCAAGGAGAGGGGTGGACGGCCTATCGCCGTTTCCGACCGATCTCCGAGAGGGGCTGGTAGTAGATCGGGGAGGAAGGGGCCTCCGCCTGAACCGTCACGTGGTCGATACCGTGGGCAGCCCGGATGCGCTCACACACCTCCTGGGACACGTCTGTACCGTGTCGGGTGCCATCCAGGATCACGTGAACCGTTACCACGTCGAAGCCCTGGGAGATGGTCCAGGCATGCAAGTCGTGGAGGTCGGCCACGCCGGAGGTCCCCCGGATCGTGCGTTCCAGTTCTCCCGGCACCAGCCCCGCGGGTGCGCCCTCCATGAGGACGTCGAGCGTGTGGGACACCAGCTTCCAGGCGCTCCAGAGGATCATAAGGGCCAGCAGGAGCGAGATAATGGGATCGGCACGCCGCCAGTCCTGGAAGAGGACGAGCCCCGCGGCCACCATGGCCGCGACCGAGCCCGCCACATCGGAGAGGACGTGGGCGAGGGCGGCGCGCGTGTTCTCGTTGCTGTCGTGGCCTTGCGAGAGCACCCAGGCGGCGACGAGATTCACTAGGAGGCCTCCGGCCGCAACCGTCAGCATC
This window harbors:
- a CDS encoding cation diffusion facilitator family transporter, yielding MSGHTHSLHDTPEKRIRSALILTLAAMGASIGGGILSHSLALLSDAGHMLADAGALGLALVAQRVASRPRTHLRTYGWRRAETLAAFVNAILLGVASLWVVVEALGRWREPPEIRGGWMLTVAAGGLLVNLVAAWVLSQGHDSNENTRAALAHVLSDVAGSVAAMVAAGLVLFQDWRRADPIISLLLALMILWSAWKLVSHTLDVLMEGAPAGLVPGELERTIRGTSGVADLHDLHAWTISQGFDVVTVHVILDGTRHGTDVSQEVCERIRAAHGIDHVTVQAEAPSSPIYYQPLSEIGRKRR